The following are from one region of the Streptomyces decoyicus genome:
- a CDS encoding MATE family efflux transporter, with protein sequence MQLTTLLRDSRALATLAVPLILTQLAQVALTTTDTVMMGILGTADLAAGGLAIVLFNQLRTMGVGLVTSVGNQIAAASARAESAQDTGPGTARDESDDEVREIVRASLAVATLAGIAGAVLMLLIGQTLTLLGQEADVVARVQTMLLALAPGLVPCLWFQAIRQFTVGMRRPQALLQITIASVAVNAGINWVLIHGTWGLPKLGLPGVGVATTLVYLLSFLALYLSAKKDAVLAPLLSLNIAKADRATARRLVRLGIPIAATYGSEAGFFSVTALMAGSFGSAALAAHTAVNQLVYIVFQVAVGLSHAASINVSRELALGRTEAALRIKNTALACAGAVMVVVGIGYITLPDLVLSPFFDTSSARDAQAVSIATHLLLVIMVLQFFDCAQNIGVGLLRGLDDTKSGFRITLVGYWAIGLPAAWLLGYAAGLHTLGIWLGLLTGLAATAILLLRRYSASLRAKFTAQQAVPTA encoded by the coding sequence ATGCAGCTGACCACCCTCCTCCGCGACAGTCGCGCCCTGGCCACCCTCGCCGTCCCGCTGATCCTCACGCAGCTCGCACAGGTCGCACTGACCACCACCGACACCGTGATGATGGGCATACTCGGCACAGCCGACCTCGCGGCGGGGGGACTGGCCATCGTCCTCTTCAACCAGCTGCGCACCATGGGCGTCGGCCTCGTCACCTCCGTCGGCAACCAGATAGCCGCCGCCTCCGCCCGCGCGGAGTCGGCCCAGGACACCGGGCCGGGCACCGCGCGGGACGAGAGCGACGACGAGGTGCGCGAGATCGTCCGCGCCAGCCTCGCCGTGGCCACCCTCGCCGGTATCGCCGGCGCCGTGCTCATGCTGCTCATCGGGCAGACGCTGACCCTCCTGGGACAGGAGGCCGACGTCGTCGCCCGCGTGCAGACCATGCTGCTGGCCCTCGCGCCCGGTCTGGTGCCCTGCCTCTGGTTCCAGGCCATCCGCCAGTTCACCGTCGGAATGCGCCGTCCGCAGGCCCTGCTCCAGATCACCATCGCCTCCGTCGCCGTCAACGCCGGCATCAACTGGGTCCTCATCCACGGCACCTGGGGCCTGCCGAAGCTCGGCCTGCCGGGCGTCGGCGTGGCCACCACCCTGGTCTACCTGCTGTCCTTCCTGGCCCTCTACCTGTCGGCGAAGAAGGACGCGGTCCTCGCCCCCCTCCTCAGCCTCAACATCGCCAAGGCCGACCGCGCCACCGCCCGCCGTCTGGTCCGGCTCGGCATACCCATCGCCGCGACCTACGGCTCCGAAGCCGGCTTCTTCTCCGTCACCGCCCTGATGGCCGGCTCGTTCGGCAGCGCCGCCCTGGCCGCGCACACCGCCGTCAACCAGCTCGTCTACATCGTCTTCCAGGTCGCCGTCGGCCTCTCCCACGCCGCGTCCATCAACGTCAGCCGGGAACTCGCCCTCGGCCGCACCGAGGCCGCGCTACGCATCAAGAACACCGCCCTGGCCTGCGCCGGAGCCGTCATGGTCGTGGTGGGCATCGGCTACATCACCCTGCCCGACCTGGTACTGAGCCCCTTCTTCGACACCAGCAGCGCCCGCGACGCACAGGCGGTGTCGATCGCCACCCACCTCCTCCTTGTGATCATGGTGTTGCAGTTCTTCGACTGCGCCCAGAACATCGGCGTCGGACTCCTGCGCGGCCTCGACGACACCAAGAGCGGCTTCCGCATCACCCTCGTCGGCTACTGGGCCATCGGCCTGCCCGCCGCATGGCTGCTGGGCTACGCCGCCGGGCTCCACACCCTCGGCATCTGGCTCGGCCTGCTCACCGGCCTCGCCGCCACCGCCATCCTGCTCCTGCGCCGCTACAGCGCAAGCCTGCGCGCGAAGTTCACCGCACAGCAGGCGGTGCCCACGGCGTGA
- a CDS encoding aminoglycoside phosphotransferase family protein gives MTDSEIEITADLVHNLLQDQHPDLAGLAIREVAGGWGNQMWRLGDDLAVRMPRTEGAPDLLRKECRWLPVLAPRLPLPVPHPVRIGEPSARFPKPWTIMTWVPGEPLDYTSISRGDHAADTLAGFLKALHVEAPEDAPITEDRGDHPKKCTDGFDHFFHAVVPDDLADDVRAVWDDAVAAPEWEGPPLWVHGDLHPANVVVSDGTLSGVIDFGDMFAGDPAWDLAAAWVLLPADSASPFFDAYAQADEGTIRRARGLAALKSLFLMLMGQNGDRGLPGGKPTWGPAGRAALDRVLRGGSL, from the coding sequence ATGACCGATTCCGAGATCGAGATCACCGCAGACCTCGTCCACAACCTGCTGCAGGATCAGCATCCGGACCTTGCCGGGCTGGCCATCCGCGAAGTAGCGGGTGGGTGGGGCAACCAAATGTGGCGCCTCGGGGACGACCTGGCTGTGCGCATGCCGCGTACAGAAGGTGCCCCGGACCTCCTGCGCAAGGAGTGCCGGTGGCTGCCCGTCCTGGCCCCGCGCCTGCCGCTTCCGGTCCCCCACCCCGTACGGATCGGTGAACCGTCTGCGCGCTTCCCGAAGCCCTGGACCATCATGACGTGGGTCCCCGGCGAGCCACTGGACTACACCTCCATCAGCCGCGGCGACCACGCGGCCGACACTCTGGCGGGCTTCCTCAAGGCACTCCACGTGGAGGCGCCCGAAGACGCGCCGATCACTGAGGACCGCGGCGACCACCCCAAGAAGTGCACGGACGGATTCGACCACTTCTTCCACGCCGTCGTCCCCGACGACCTCGCCGACGATGTCCGGGCTGTCTGGGACGACGCCGTCGCGGCGCCCGAGTGGGAGGGCCCGCCGCTCTGGGTGCACGGCGACCTTCATCCCGCGAACGTCGTCGTCTCGGACGGGACGCTCTCGGGCGTGATCGACTTCGGTGACATGTTCGCCGGCGATCCGGCGTGGGACCTCGCGGCCGCATGGGTCCTCCTTCCCGCCGACTCCGCCTCACCCTTCTTCGACGCATACGCGCAGGCAGACGAGGGGACGATCCGGCGCGCCCGCGGGCTGGCCGCCCTGAAGAGCCTGTTCCTCATGCTCATGGGCCAGAACGGCGACCGGGGCCTTCCTGGCGGCAAGCCGACATGGGGACCCGCGGGCCGGGCAGCACTCGACCGTGTTCTGAGAGGCGGTTCGCTGTAG
- a CDS encoding class I SAM-dependent DNA methyltransferase → MQSADQANDYDSFAATYSAENENSLVNAYYERPAMLALAGDVTGRQILDAGCGSGPLTAALRDRGAVVTGIDASAGMLALARRRLGDDACLHVADLSDPLPFDDDSFDDVVASLVLHYLEDWGPTLADLQRVLRPGGRLIASVSHPFTAYAHRDPRPDYHATTSYTFDWTLKGQSVPIRLWRRPLHAMTDAFTTAGFRLSVISEPQPAPAARELFPDGFRELSTHPHFLFFVVEAPQSATGSDS, encoded by the coding sequence ATGCAGTCTGCAGACCAGGCGAACGACTACGACAGCTTCGCCGCAACATACTCGGCAGAGAACGAGAACAGCCTCGTCAACGCATACTACGAGCGGCCCGCGATGTTGGCGCTCGCGGGAGACGTGACTGGCCGTCAGATTCTGGACGCCGGCTGCGGTTCAGGCCCCCTGACCGCTGCCCTGCGCGACCGTGGTGCAGTTGTCACCGGCATCGACGCCAGCGCCGGAATGCTGGCGCTGGCCAGGAGGCGGCTCGGTGACGACGCCTGCCTGCACGTGGCCGATCTGAGCGACCCCCTGCCGTTCGACGACGACAGTTTCGACGACGTGGTGGCGTCGCTCGTCCTGCATTACCTGGAGGACTGGGGGCCGACGCTTGCCGACTTGCAACGCGTGCTCCGGCCCGGCGGGCGGCTGATCGCCTCGGTGAGCCACCCTTTCACTGCCTACGCGCACCGGGACCCTCGGCCCGACTACCACGCGACCACCAGCTATACCTTCGACTGGACCCTCAAGGGGCAGTCCGTCCCGATACGGCTCTGGCGCAGGCCGTTGCACGCGATGACCGATGCCTTCACCACAGCCGGCTTCCGCCTTTCCGTCATCAGCGAGCCGCAGCCCGCCCCGGCCGCCCGTGAGCTGTTCCCGGACGGCTTCCGGGAACTTTCGACCCATCCCCACTTCCTGTTCTTCGTCGTCGAAGCACCGCAGTCGGCAACCGGCTCGGACAGCTAG
- a CDS encoding PhzF family phenazine biosynthesis protein, which yields MRAFIVDAFTDRPFAGNPAGVCLLEEPADAAWMQRVAAEFNLPETAFVHPVAENTYGLRWFTPTVEVDLCGHATLATAHVLHATQGIRPDAALRFDTLSGVLTARRHSQGAFTLDFPADPPTAVPVPEGLAKALGTEPRWTGSARHDLLVEPADASAVRDLAPDIAALAEFSGRAVIVTARAADGADHDFVSRVFAPAAGIPEDPVTGAAHCVLAPHWAGRLGRTELTGVQLSSRGGRVGVELHGDRVTLLGQAVTVFDGELAP from the coding sequence ATGCGTGCCTTCATCGTCGATGCGTTCACCGACCGGCCGTTCGCCGGGAACCCCGCCGGGGTGTGTCTGCTGGAAGAACCTGCCGACGCAGCCTGGATGCAGCGGGTCGCCGCCGAATTCAACTTGCCGGAAACCGCCTTTGTGCACCCGGTAGCGGAAAACACCTACGGGCTACGGTGGTTCACACCCACCGTGGAGGTCGATCTGTGCGGTCATGCCACCCTGGCCACCGCGCACGTCCTCCACGCGACACAGGGCATCCGGCCCGACGCCGCCCTGCGGTTCGACACCCTGAGCGGTGTGCTGACCGCCCGTCGGCACAGTCAGGGAGCATTCACCCTGGACTTCCCCGCGGATCCGCCGACCGCCGTCCCCGTGCCGGAGGGACTCGCCAAGGCGCTCGGGACCGAGCCGCGGTGGACGGGCAGCGCCCGGCACGATCTGCTCGTGGAGCCGGCGGACGCGTCGGCGGTGCGTGATCTGGCCCCGGACATCGCCGCGCTGGCCGAGTTCAGCGGCCGGGCGGTCATCGTGACCGCGCGTGCCGCCGACGGCGCCGACCACGACTTCGTCTCCCGGGTCTTCGCCCCCGCCGCCGGCATCCCCGAGGATCCGGTCACCGGCGCCGCCCACTGTGTCCTCGCACCCCACTGGGCGGGCCGGCTGGGGCGTACGGAACTCACCGGTGTGCAACTGTCCTCGCGCGGCGGGCGGGTGGGCGTCGAGCTGCACGGTGACCGGGTCACCCTGCTGGGGCAGGCGGTCACCGTCTTCGACGGCGAGCTGGCGCCCTGA
- a CDS encoding PP2C family protein-serine/threonine phosphatase, whose protein sequence is MGRERVRRPELDHAALFAATPSACLVLDPDLVIVDVNQAYLQATGRTRDDLLGQYVFDAFPDNPADPDAEGVQNLHPSLNRVLASGEPDTMAVQRYDIPVAGQPGLFEERWWSTINTPVIGPGGTVAWIIHRVEDVTAFVHSRRARQMPGGQLSEREEAMEAELYVRARALQHLNEELRRAHARERQVALTLQEAMLHSPDLARHRDIAVRYLPAIGSLNICGDWYDIVDLPGEAFAVAVGDVVGHGLEAAAVMGMLRSALSAAARSVVGPAQALKVLGLYARSVDKALATTVVQVLIDTGRHEVTYSSAGHPPPVLLHADGTHTLLDQATDPPLGAHPEHEPRPQARLAYTPGDTLVLYTDGLIERRDEDIDASLARLTDALSRFSRFSPERLADALLARLGVSAGARDDIALVIVRL, encoded by the coding sequence ATGGGCAGGGAGCGCGTGCGGAGACCGGAGCTCGATCATGCGGCGCTGTTCGCAGCGACACCGAGCGCTTGCCTGGTCCTTGACCCGGACCTCGTGATCGTGGACGTCAACCAGGCATACCTCCAGGCAACCGGGCGGACCCGGGACGATCTGCTCGGGCAGTACGTCTTCGACGCCTTCCCCGACAACCCCGCGGACCCCGACGCCGAAGGCGTACAGAACCTGCATCCCTCGCTGAACCGGGTGCTGGCTTCCGGGGAGCCGGACACGATGGCGGTCCAGCGGTACGACATCCCCGTTGCCGGTCAGCCGGGCCTGTTCGAGGAGCGCTGGTGGTCCACCATCAACACTCCCGTCATCGGTCCGGGCGGCACGGTGGCCTGGATCATCCACCGGGTGGAGGACGTGACGGCGTTCGTGCACTCCCGCCGGGCCCGTCAGATGCCGGGCGGGCAGCTGAGCGAGCGCGAGGAGGCGATGGAGGCCGAGCTGTACGTCCGGGCGCGTGCGCTGCAACACCTCAACGAGGAACTGCGCCGGGCCCATGCCCGCGAACGCCAGGTCGCGCTCACCCTCCAGGAGGCCATGCTCCACTCCCCCGACCTCGCCCGGCACCGCGACATCGCGGTGCGCTACCTCCCCGCCATCGGCTCACTGAACATCTGCGGCGACTGGTACGACATCGTCGACCTCCCGGGGGAGGCATTCGCCGTCGCGGTCGGAGATGTCGTCGGTCACGGGCTGGAGGCCGCCGCCGTCATGGGCATGCTCCGCAGCGCCCTCAGCGCCGCCGCCCGCTCGGTCGTGGGACCCGCCCAGGCACTGAAGGTGCTGGGCCTGTACGCCCGCTCCGTCGACAAGGCGCTGGCCACCACCGTCGTCCAGGTACTGATCGACACCGGCCGCCACGAGGTCACCTACAGCAGCGCAGGTCACCCACCCCCCGTCCTGCTGCACGCCGACGGCACCCACACGCTCCTGGACCAGGCCACCGACCCGCCCCTGGGCGCCCACCCCGAGCATGAGCCACGCCCCCAGGCCCGCCTTGCCTACACCCCCGGCGACACCCTCGTCCTCTACACCGACGGGCTCATCGAACGCCGCGACGAAGACATCGACGCCAGTCTCGCCCGCCTCACCGACGCCCTCTCCCGCTTCAGCAGGTTCAGCCCGGAACGCCTCGCCGACGCACTGCTGGCACGCCTCGGCGTCAGCGCCGGTGCCCGCGACGACATCGCCCTGGTCATCGTCCGCCTCTAG
- a CDS encoding molybdopterin-dependent oxidoreductase: MEPSDHDQGDGPHRPPPGRRPDKAAAAGSSRGERPEKPSAGEATRRHADASSRPARGRRGLRLPDGPPPGPARPGFWRSPLRGPWLTSVFGLILLVGITVLFVTGLLSYAAYNPDLAPGNDRTPGKGWLGFYLFSWPTSPYWLYRLTQGIHVTLGVVLIPVLLAKLWSVIPKLFSWPPLRAPSHALERLSLLLLVGGALFEFVTGVLNIQLHYIFPGSFYTLHFYGAWLFIGAFVVHVAFRIPVMAKALRGRRLRTELRTPLARTVSEPADDTGLVTPRPAPPTMSRRGALGLVGAGSLGLLLVTAGQSIGGSLRRTALLAPRGQDPGEGPNGFQINKTAASVGIRARDIGPDWRLIVRGDGRERTCTRAQLLTLPQHTAALPIACVEGWSTDDQHWSGVRLTDLAALVGLGRNPPGVFVESAQRAGSFRSTHLRDNQVRDPRSLLALRVNGADLSPDHGYPARIIVPANPGVHNTKWVTRLTFGSTP; this comes from the coding sequence ATGGAGCCGAGCGACCACGACCAGGGGGACGGGCCGCACCGCCCCCCGCCCGGCCGTCGTCCGGACAAGGCGGCCGCCGCCGGTTCATCCCGGGGGGAACGCCCTGAGAAGCCCTCCGCGGGCGAAGCCACCCGCCGGCATGCCGATGCCTCCTCACGGCCGGCCCGTGGCCGACGCGGCCTTCGCCTCCCCGACGGTCCCCCGCCCGGCCCGGCTCGCCCCGGGTTCTGGCGCAGTCCTCTGCGGGGGCCGTGGCTGACCTCGGTGTTCGGGCTGATCCTGCTCGTCGGCATCACCGTGCTCTTCGTGACCGGACTGCTGTCCTACGCCGCCTACAACCCCGATCTGGCTCCGGGCAACGACCGCACGCCGGGCAAGGGCTGGCTGGGCTTCTACCTCTTCTCCTGGCCGACCAGCCCGTATTGGCTCTACCGCCTCACCCAGGGCATCCATGTGACGCTCGGTGTGGTGCTGATCCCCGTGCTGCTGGCGAAGCTGTGGTCGGTCATCCCGAAGCTGTTCTCCTGGCCGCCGCTGCGCGCACCGAGTCATGCGCTGGAACGGCTGTCGTTGCTGCTCCTGGTGGGCGGGGCGCTGTTCGAGTTCGTCACCGGCGTGCTGAACATCCAGCTGCACTACATCTTCCCGGGCTCCTTCTACACCCTGCATTTCTACGGAGCATGGCTGTTCATCGGTGCGTTCGTCGTCCATGTCGCGTTCCGTATCCCCGTGATGGCGAAGGCCCTGCGCGGCCGCCGACTGCGCACCGAACTGCGCACGCCGCTCGCCCGGACGGTGAGCGAACCGGCCGACGACACCGGGCTGGTGACCCCCCGCCCCGCGCCTCCCACGATGTCGCGGCGTGGCGCGCTCGGCCTGGTGGGTGCGGGGTCGCTGGGTCTGCTCCTCGTCACGGCGGGGCAGAGCATCGGCGGCTCCCTCCGCAGGACCGCGCTGCTGGCCCCGCGCGGCCAGGACCCGGGGGAGGGGCCCAACGGCTTCCAGATCAACAAGACCGCGGCGAGCGTGGGGATCAGGGCCCGCGATATCGGCCCCGACTGGCGGCTGATCGTACGGGGCGACGGCCGCGAGCGGACCTGCACCCGCGCACAGCTCCTCACTCTTCCCCAGCACACGGCCGCCCTGCCCATTGCCTGTGTCGAGGGCTGGTCCACCGACGACCAGCACTGGAGCGGCGTCCGGCTGACCGACCTCGCTGCCCTGGTCGGGCTTGGTCGGAACCCGCCGGGCGTCTTCGTCGAGTCCGCACAGCGCGCCGGATCGTTCCGCTCGACACATCTGCGCGACAACCAGGTACGCGATCCCAGATCGCTGCTGGCCCTCCGGGTCAACGGCGCAGATCTCTCCCCGGACCACGGGTATCCGGCGCGCATCATCGTCCCCGCCAACCCCGGTGTGCACAACACGAAATGGGTCACCCGCCTCACCTTCGGGAGCACACCGTGA
- a CDS encoding CBS domain-containing protein — MSHRRVADLMTPHAVVVQRGTPFKEIAHLLDEYDITAVPVLDEDERPVGVVSEADLLRRQIAKLGASTAEGIMTSPVVVARPEWSVVEAARTMDKHKVKRLPVVDDAGRLIGVISRSDLVRLFLRRDRAIQEEVLEEVLTRTLGVSPSAVTVEVADGTVTLTGTLEHVSLAPIAVRLCESVDGVVEVVDRLTCPGNGATTPGQEAPE; from the coding sequence ATGAGCCACCGCAGAGTTGCCGACCTGATGACGCCGCACGCCGTCGTCGTCCAACGGGGCACTCCGTTCAAGGAGATCGCGCACCTGCTCGACGAGTACGACATCACCGCCGTCCCGGTCCTCGACGAGGACGAGCGGCCGGTGGGAGTGGTGTCCGAAGCCGATCTGCTGCGCCGGCAGATCGCCAAGCTCGGGGCGAGCACCGCCGAAGGGATCATGACGAGCCCCGTGGTGGTGGCACGACCCGAGTGGAGTGTCGTCGAAGCGGCCAGGACGATGGATAAGCACAAGGTCAAGCGGCTGCCCGTGGTCGACGACGCCGGCCGCCTCATCGGCGTGATCAGCCGCAGCGACCTCGTGCGGCTGTTCCTGCGCCGCGACCGCGCCATTCAGGAGGAGGTGCTGGAAGAGGTGCTGACGCGGACGCTCGGGGTGTCACCGTCCGCGGTCACGGTCGAGGTCGCCGACGGCACCGTGACGCTCACCGGCACCCTGGAGCACGTAAGCCTTGCCCCGATTGCGGTGCGGCTGTGTGAAAGCGTCGACGGGGTGGTCGAGGTGGTCGACCGGCTCACCTGCCCGGGGAACGGCGCCACCACGCCCGGGCAGGAAGCGCCGGAGTAG
- a CDS encoding universal stress protein, translating to MEPEVITVGLDGSPESLAAALWAADEADRRQSVLRLLHAWILLAAEAPDTPPDRDQNAGARQIVHQALEEVRERHPRLEIIEDLVGAEAEPALLGAAAEAQMIVLGSRALAPWESYVLGDVSLNVVGRAKGPVVLVRRDGRAKAPRHEPPDNPPPAPDARVVAGLSLNGPCDRLLDFAFDAAASRGVPLQAVHGRPLPVHAYTPWGLDPDAATELTKEAAVELGDALLPWCERFPDVLVQQTVLPESPTRALVQTVFGAELLVVGRKLHRPPLAPRVGPVAHAAIHHVACPVAVIPHE from the coding sequence ATGGAGCCGGAAGTCATCACCGTCGGGCTCGACGGCTCGCCGGAGAGCCTGGCAGCCGCGCTGTGGGCCGCCGACGAAGCGGACCGGCGGCAGTCGGTGCTGCGACTTCTCCATGCGTGGATACTGCTGGCCGCCGAGGCGCCGGACACACCCCCGGACCGGGACCAGAACGCCGGCGCCCGGCAGATCGTGCACCAGGCTCTGGAAGAGGTACGCGAACGTCATCCGCGTCTTGAGATCATCGAGGACTTGGTGGGTGCGGAGGCCGAACCGGCGCTGTTGGGCGCGGCGGCCGAGGCGCAGATGATCGTGCTCGGATCGCGGGCCCTCGCGCCGTGGGAGAGCTATGTGCTCGGCGATGTGAGCCTGAATGTCGTGGGCCGGGCCAAGGGGCCGGTCGTGCTCGTCCGCCGGGACGGGCGCGCGAAGGCGCCGCGCCACGAACCGCCGGACAACCCGCCACCCGCCCCCGACGCGCGGGTCGTCGCCGGCCTCAGCCTCAACGGCCCCTGCGATCGGCTGCTCGACTTCGCCTTCGACGCCGCGGCGAGCCGGGGTGTTCCGCTTCAGGCCGTGCACGGGCGTCCGCTCCCCGTGCACGCTTACACCCCGTGGGGCCTGGACCCCGATGCCGCGACGGAACTCACCAAGGAAGCGGCCGTCGAGCTCGGGGACGCCCTCCTCCCGTGGTGTGAGCGGTTCCCCGACGTGCTGGTCCAGCAGACCGTGCTGCCGGAGAGCCCGACCCGGGCCCTGGTCCAGACGGTCTTCGGGGCCGAGCTTCTGGTGGTCGGCCGCAAGCTGCACCGTCCGCCGCTCGCGCCACGCGTCGGCCCGGTGGCGCATGCCGCCATCCACCATGTGGCCTGCCCGGTAGCCGTGATCCCGCACGAATGA
- a CDS encoding cold-shock protein: MATGTVKWFNAEKGFGFIEQEGGGADVFAHYSNIATQGFRELQEGQKVTFDVTQGQKGPQAENIVPA, from the coding sequence ATGGCTACTGGCACCGTGAAGTGGTTCAACGCGGAAAAGGGCTTCGGCTTCATCGAGCAGGAGGGTGGCGGCGCCGACGTCTTCGCCCACTACTCGAACATCGCCACCCAGGGCTTCCGCGAGCTCCAGGAAGGCCAGAAGGTGACCTTCGACGTCACGCAGGGCCAGAAGGGCCCGCAGGCCGAGAACATCGTCCCCGCCTGA
- a CDS encoding DEAD/DEAH box helicase, with product MNRTARPNDRSSRTRSAGSAGSGRGGYRSQGSNRSGGKGRRPAARPAEFALPVTHTPALPAAETFAELDMPSALLASLTAEGMTAPFPIQAATLPNSLAGRDVLGRGRTGSGKTLAFGLALLARTAGQRAEPRQPLALVLVPTRELAQQVTDALTPYARSLSLRLATVVGGMSIGRQASALRGGAEVVVATPGRLKDLIGRGDCRLNQVAITVLDEADQMADMGFMPQVTALLDQVRPEGQRMLFSATLDRNVDLLVRRYLTDPVVHSVDPSAGAVTTMEHHLLHVRDADKHATTTEIAAREGRSIMFLDTKRAVDKLTKHLLSSGVRAAALHGGKSQPQRTRTLAQFKTGDVTVLVATNVAARGIHVDNLDLVVNVDPPTDHKDYLHRGGRTARAGESGSVVTLVLPSQRREMDRLMADAGITPQSTQVRAGEAELNRITGAQTPSGIPVTIAAPVVERPKRSGSSTRGRRSRSAQARRTGGTPRSTTGTSQRQRSVGKAS from the coding sequence ATGAACCGCACAGCTCGCCCGAACGACCGCTCCTCCCGCACCCGTTCCGCCGGTTCCGCCGGCTCCGGCCGCGGCGGCTATCGCTCGCAGGGGTCGAACCGCTCCGGTGGCAAGGGACGTCGTCCCGCCGCCCGGCCCGCGGAGTTCGCGCTGCCCGTCACCCACACCCCCGCCCTGCCCGCGGCCGAGACCTTCGCGGAACTGGACATGCCGTCCGCACTGTTGGCCTCGCTGACCGCGGAAGGGATGACGGCCCCGTTCCCGATCCAGGCCGCCACGCTGCCGAACTCGCTGGCCGGACGCGACGTCCTGGGCCGCGGGCGCACCGGCTCGGGCAAGACGCTGGCCTTCGGTCTGGCCCTGCTGGCCCGCACCGCCGGACAGCGCGCCGAGCCCCGCCAGCCGCTGGCCCTGGTCCTGGTCCCCACCCGGGAGCTGGCCCAGCAGGTCACCGACGCACTCACGCCCTATGCCCGGTCGCTGTCGCTGCGGTTGGCAACCGTCGTCGGCGGTATGTCGATCGGCCGCCAGGCCAGCGCCCTGCGCGGCGGGGCCGAGGTCGTCGTCGCGACGCCCGGACGGCTCAAGGACCTCATCGGCCGCGGTGACTGCCGGCTGAACCAGGTCGCCATCACCGTGCTGGACGAGGCCGACCAGATGGCGGACATGGGCTTCATGCCCCAGGTCACCGCCCTGCTCGACCAGGTCCGGCCCGAGGGGCAGCGGATGCTCTTCTCGGCCACCCTGGACCGCAACGTCGACCTCCTGGTCCGGCGCTATCTGACGGACCCCGTGGTCCACTCGGTCGACCCCTCGGCGGGCGCCGTGACCACGATGGAGCACCACCTGCTGCATGTCCGCGACGCCGACAAGCACGCCACCACCACGGAGATCGCCGCCCGCGAAGGCCGGTCGATCATGTTCCTGGACACCAAGCGCGCCGTGGACAAGCTCACGAAGCACCTGCTGAGCAGCGGCGTGCGCGCCGCTGCCCTGCACGGCGGCAAGTCCCAGCCCCAGCGCACCCGCACCCTGGCCCAGTTCAAGACCGGCGATGTCACCGTCCTGGTGGCCACCAACGTCGCGGCCCGCGGTATCCACGTCGACAACCTCGACCTCGTCGTCAATGTCGACCCGCCCACGGACCACAAGGACTACCTGCACCGCGGCGGTCGCACCGCCCGTGCGGGCGAGTCGGGCAGCGTCGTCACCCTGGTCCTGCCCAGCCAGCGCCGCGAGATGGACCGCCTGATGGCGGACGCGGGCATCACCCCGCAGTCCACCCAGGTCCGTGCCGGCGAGGCCGAGCTGAACCGGATCACCGGCGCCCAGACGCCCTCCGGCATTCCCGTCACCATCGCCGCGCCGGTCGTCGAGCGTCCCAAGCGCAGCGGGTCCTCCACGCGCGGCCGTCGCAGCCGCTCCGCCCAGGCCCGTCGGACCGGCGGAACGCCCCGGAGCACGACAGGGACATCGCAGCGGCAGCGCTCCGTCGGCAAGGCGTCCTGA
- a CDS encoding CBS domain-containing protein, giving the protein MTLLQLHPRHPRCSDRTAGNAMTPPGPQVGDDMIVDLALSILNGARADHLLVRDEDGRCTGLITRTQLTAHQRDSWYTEETRLRDIVYDRGPFTSSVTSVHDAEHAMRGRALRASPVVDEDGHTLGVISLAC; this is encoded by the coding sequence TTGACGCTGCTTCAGCTCCACCCCCGGCATCCGCGCTGCTCCGACAGGACGGCCGGCAACGCCATGACCCCGCCGGGGCCGCAGGTCGGCGACGACATGATCGTCGACCTGGCTCTGTCCATCCTCAACGGTGCCCGCGCCGACCACCTCCTCGTCCGTGACGAGGACGGCCGGTGCACGGGCCTGATCACTCGGACCCAGCTGACCGCCCACCAGCGCGATTCCTGGTACACCGAGGAAACCCGGTTGCGGGACATCGTCTACGACCGAGGACCGTTCACGTCGTCCGTGACGTCGGTGCACGACGCGGAGCACGCCATGCGAGGTCGCGCGCTGCGCGCCTCGCCCGTGGTGGACGAGGACGGGCACACTTTGGGAGTGATCTCCCTCGCATGCTGA
- a CDS encoding SCO5918 family protein, with the protein MRVVIARFPFDLIKTEVQDAMKGIKPEPITGESVLIGSRHYPVKQVGEVITRQDRRDFSAGEVTRALTRLGFTCRSAPPATRTPLEEASAMLQAPAAPEWDSES; encoded by the coding sequence ATGCGCGTCGTCATCGCCCGCTTCCCCTTCGACCTGATCAAGACCGAGGTGCAGGATGCGATGAAGGGCATCAAACCCGAACCCATCACGGGTGAGTCCGTGCTCATCGGCAGCCGTCACTACCCCGTCAAACAGGTCGGGGAGGTCATCACCCGGCAGGACCGCCGTGACTTCAGCGCCGGCGAGGTGACCCGGGCGCTGACCCGGCTCGGATTCACCTGCCGCTCCGCGCCCCCCGCCACCCGCACCCCGCTCGAGGAGGCGTCGGCCATGCTCCAGGCGCCGGCAGCCCCTGAGTGGGATTCCGAGAGCTGA